The Saccharopolyspora gloriosae genome window below encodes:
- the ppgK gene encoding polyphosphate--glucose phosphotransferase, producing the protein MGTARGFGVDIGGSGIKGCPVDIDGGVLAEERMRIPTPHPSTPDAVADAVAEIAEKFGWSGPVGVTLPSVIKEGTAHSAANIDKSWIGTDAQGLFAERLGRDRGDVVVLNDADAAGLAEMRSGAGAGRSGLVVVLTFGTGIGSAMFLDGKLIPNTEFGHIEVEGHDAEKQAAASVKDDLDLSYPEWAPRVSRYIQGLEKFLWPDLFIAGGGVSKKAHKWLPLLDIRTPIVAATLKNDAGIVGAATAAAALLEH; encoded by the coding sequence ATGGGCACTGCCCGCGGTTTCGGCGTGGATATCGGCGGGTCCGGCATCAAGGGGTGTCCGGTGGACATCGACGGTGGTGTGCTGGCCGAAGAACGCATGCGAATCCCCACCCCACACCCCTCGACACCGGATGCGGTGGCCGACGCGGTCGCGGAGATAGCCGAGAAGTTCGGCTGGTCCGGCCCGGTCGGAGTCACCTTGCCCAGCGTGATCAAAGAGGGCACCGCGCACTCCGCGGCGAACATCGACAAGAGCTGGATCGGCACCGACGCGCAGGGCCTGTTCGCGGAACGGCTCGGCCGGGACCGGGGGGACGTCGTCGTGCTCAATGACGCCGACGCCGCCGGCCTCGCCGAGATGCGCTCCGGCGCGGGAGCGGGACGTTCCGGCCTGGTGGTGGTGCTGACCTTCGGCACCGGCATCGGCAGCGCCATGTTCCTCGACGGCAAGCTCATCCCGAACACCGAGTTCGGGCACATCGAGGTCGAGGGGCACGACGCGGAGAAGCAGGCCGCGGCCTCGGTGAAGGACGACCTGGACCTGAGCTACCCGGAATGGGCGCCTCGGGTCAGCCGCTACATCCAGGGCCTGGAGAAGTTCCTCTGGCCCGATCTGTTCATCGCGGGCGGCGGTGTCAGCAAGAAGGCCCACAAGTGGCTCCCGCTGCTGGACATCCGCACTCCGATCGTGGCGGCGACGTTAAAGAACGATGCGGGGATCGTGGGCGCGGCGACGGCTGCGGCCGCACTGCTCGAACACTGA
- a CDS encoding DUF4193 domain-containing protein, producing MATDYDAPRRSESEEMTEDSLEELKARRNEAQSGVVDTDESEIAENFELPGADLSGEEMTVKVLPKQADEFTCSSCFLVHHRSRLAEERNGGLICRDCAL from the coding sequence ATGGCGACCGACTACGACGCTCCGCGCCGCAGCGAGTCCGAGGAAATGACGGAAGACTCGTTGGAGGAGCTCAAGGCGCGGCGCAATGAAGCGCAATCCGGTGTCGTCGACACCGATGAATCGGAGATCGCGGAGAACTTCGAGTTGCCGGGAGCCGATCTGTCCGGGGAGGAGATGACCGTCAAGGTCCTGCCGAAGCAGGCCGACGAGTTCACCTGCTCCAGCTGCTTCCTGGTGCACCACCGGAGCAGGCTCGCGGAGGAGCGCAACGGCGGTCTGATCTGCCGCGACTGCGCGCTCTGA
- a CDS encoding RNA polymerase sigma factor gives MAAAETATRRSSSAATAGGGQSSSAQSASQSQTEASAQEETGQAGTGAAKAKSATGAKPAGRKTAAKPAAAKKGTKAAPAKSAAGKAGSAKNAAKSGEGMEIDEPIETDLTSPDVGDLAEVEVEIPEEPTVPEDEDGKTDSDFVWDEEESEALRQARKDAELTASADSVRAYLKQIGKVALLNAEEEVELAKRIEAGLYGAERLRQAEEADEKLTFQMKRDLRWIVRDGERAKNHLLEANLRLVVSLAKRYTGRGMAFLDLIQEGNLGLIRAVEKFDYTKGYKFSTYATWWIRQAITRAMADQARTIRIPVHMVEVINKLGRIQRELLQDLGREPTPEELAKEMDITPEKVLEIQQYAREPISLDQTIGDEGDSQLGDFIEDSEAVVAVDAVSFTLLQDQLQSVLATLSEREAGVVRLRFGLTDGQPRTLDEIGQVYGVTRERIRQIESKTMSKLRHPSRSQVLRDYLD, from the coding sequence GTGGCAGCCGCAGAAACCGCAACCCGACGCTCCAGCTCCGCTGCAACCGCCGGCGGTGGCCAGTCTTCGTCGGCCCAGTCCGCATCCCAGTCCCAGACCGAGGCGTCCGCGCAGGAGGAGACCGGCCAGGCCGGTACCGGCGCGGCGAAGGCCAAGTCCGCGACAGGCGCCAAGCCGGCGGGCCGCAAGACCGCCGCCAAGCCGGCGGCGGCCAAGAAGGGCACCAAGGCCGCTCCGGCCAAGTCGGCGGCGGGCAAGGCCGGTTCCGCGAAGAACGCGGCCAAGTCCGGCGAGGGCATGGAGATCGACGAACCGATCGAGACCGACCTGACGTCGCCCGACGTCGGCGACCTCGCCGAAGTCGAAGTGGAGATCCCGGAGGAGCCGACCGTCCCCGAGGACGAGGACGGCAAGACCGACTCCGACTTCGTCTGGGACGAGGAGGAGTCCGAGGCGCTGCGGCAGGCCCGCAAGGACGCCGAGCTCACCGCTTCCGCCGACTCGGTGCGCGCCTACCTCAAGCAGATCGGCAAGGTGGCGCTGCTCAACGCCGAGGAGGAGGTCGAGCTCGCCAAGCGCATCGAGGCCGGCCTCTACGGCGCGGAGCGGTTGCGCCAGGCCGAAGAGGCCGACGAGAAGCTGACCTTCCAGATGAAGCGCGACCTGCGCTGGATCGTCCGGGACGGTGAGCGGGCCAAGAACCACCTGCTGGAAGCGAACCTGCGACTGGTGGTCAGCCTCGCCAAGCGCTACACGGGCCGCGGCATGGCGTTCCTGGACCTGATCCAGGAGGGCAACCTCGGTCTGATCCGCGCGGTGGAGAAGTTCGACTACACCAAGGGTTACAAGTTCTCCACCTACGCGACGTGGTGGATCCGGCAGGCGATCACCCGCGCGATGGCCGACCAGGCGCGCACCATCCGCATCCCGGTGCACATGGTCGAGGTCATCAACAAGCTGGGTCGCATCCAGCGCGAGCTGCTGCAGGACCTGGGCCGCGAGCCCACGCCCGAAGAGCTCGCGAAGGAAATGGACATCACCCCGGAGAAGGTGCTGGAGATCCAGCAGTACGCCCGGGAGCCCATCTCGCTGGACCAGACGATCGGCGACGAGGGCGACAGCCAGCTCGGCGACTTCATCGAAGACTCCGAGGCGGTCGTCGCGGTCGACGCCGTGTCGTTCACGCTGCTGCAGGACCAGCTGCAGTCGGTGCTGGCGACGCTGTCCGAGCGGGAGGCAGGTGTGGTCCGGCTGCGCTTCGGCCTCACCGACGGCCAGCCGCGCACGCTGGACGAGATCGGCCAGGTCTACGGGGTGACGCGGGAGCGCATCCGGCAGATCGAGTCGAAGACGATGTCGAAGCTGCGCCACCCGTCCCGCTCCCAGGTGCTGCGCGACTACCTGGACTGA
- a CDS encoding lysophospholipid acyltransferase family protein has protein sequence MFYMLTKRIVGSAARAVYRPKVVGAEQVPTDGPVIFAVNHLSVADSFIVPLVVPRPVAFLAKAEYFQGRGFKGGLTRTVFTSLGAIPVQRGRGRAAKEALGAAEQVLADGGAFGIHPEGTRSPDGRLYRGRTGVARLALSGKAKVVPVALSGTDRLLPIGAKVPRLARVTVRFGAALDFERYHGMEGSLPVLRSITDEIMYAISELSEQEYVDRYQSPSSAAA, from the coding sequence ATGTTCTACATGCTGACCAAGCGGATCGTCGGTTCGGCGGCGCGAGCCGTCTACCGGCCGAAGGTCGTCGGCGCGGAGCAGGTGCCCACCGACGGGCCCGTCATCTTCGCCGTGAACCACCTGTCGGTGGCCGACAGCTTCATCGTGCCCCTCGTGGTCCCGCGGCCGGTCGCGTTCCTCGCCAAGGCCGAGTACTTCCAGGGCCGCGGGTTCAAGGGCGGGCTCACCCGGACCGTGTTCACCTCCCTCGGCGCGATCCCGGTGCAGCGCGGCCGGGGCCGAGCGGCCAAGGAGGCGCTCGGCGCCGCCGAGCAGGTCCTCGCCGACGGCGGCGCGTTCGGCATCCACCCCGAAGGCACCCGCTCGCCCGACGGACGGCTCTACCGCGGTCGCACCGGCGTGGCCCGGCTGGCGCTCAGCGGGAAGGCGAAGGTGGTGCCGGTCGCGCTCAGCGGCACGGACCGGCTGCTGCCCATCGGGGCGAAGGTCCCGCGGCTCGCCCGGGTCACCGTCCGGTTCGGTGCGGCGCTGGACTTCGAGCGCTACCACGGCATGGAGGGCTCGCTGCCGGTGCTGCGCTCGATCACCGACGAGATCATGTACGCCATCTCGGAGCTGTCCGAGCAGGAGTACGTGGACCGCTACCAGTCGCCGTCGTCCGCGGCGGCCTGA
- a CDS encoding DUF3093 family protein, whose translation MSESAEATSPAADTPGQGNESEPAVYRERLFASWWTWPLPLVMAILLAAEVHMGYPGIRAWLPYVLLLPIAVAVPLWLGRTKIEITGGELWVGDAHLPLRFIEDVEVVPAEEKRTALGPDLDPAAFVVHRPWAPTSVRVWLDDEDDPTPYWVVSTRRPEQLAAALRR comes from the coding sequence GTGTCGGAGAGCGCAGAAGCAACCAGCCCAGCCGCGGACACCCCCGGTCAGGGGAACGAGAGCGAGCCCGCGGTCTACCGGGAGCGCTTGTTCGCGTCCTGGTGGACCTGGCCGCTACCGCTGGTCATGGCGATCCTGCTGGCCGCCGAGGTGCACATGGGTTACCCCGGCATCCGCGCCTGGCTGCCGTACGTGCTGCTGCTGCCGATCGCGGTGGCGGTACCGCTGTGGCTCGGCCGCACGAAGATCGAGATCACCGGCGGCGAGCTGTGGGTGGGCGACGCCCACCTGCCGCTGCGGTTCATCGAGGACGTCGAGGTCGTCCCCGCCGAGGAGAAGCGCACGGCGCTGGGCCCCGACCTGGACCCGGCCGCGTTCGTGGTGCACCGGCCGTGGGCACCGACCTCGGTGCGCGTCTGGCTCGACGACGAGGACGATCCGACGCCCTATTGGGTGGTGAGCACCCGCCGTCCGGAGCAATTGGCGGCGGCATTGCGGCGGTGA
- a CDS encoding YihY/virulence factor BrkB family protein yields MGSSGPTDDSQRPGRHGRRSAPSDAREPEEITSSEDVATNDRLEQPPRRDEPDTTVIERAAPAKRGPLRLVWRTIYKAWWDNIFSESAAAAFWQTLSMPPLLLGLLGSLGFLGDWFGPVIVEAVHGKILSGARTVFSANVVDQIIEPTVQDILTRGRTEIVSVGFLLSLWAGSSALASLVDSITMAYDQYTVRHSVWQRIFALLLYLVGLLLAVVGLPVIALGPEWLPTVFPPPMQDDVAWLIQVFYFPATGLLLVLALATLYKVALPRKLPWHRGVPGALLAMVVFLCSSVGLRLYITWVTGTGYTYGALATPIAFLLFAFFIGLAIIIGAQFNNALQELWPAKMTRKERRKWRRLEMRRAEQRLRTEEGYRAWRGEDERPSIGVKLPRPAVPSAPAQEEPAPRRAEGVEG; encoded by the coding sequence ATGGGTTCCTCAGGTCCGACCGATGACAGCCAGCGGCCCGGCCGGCACGGCCGACGGTCGGCACCCTCCGATGCCCGGGAACCGGAGGAGATCACCTCGTCCGAGGACGTCGCCACGAACGATCGACTCGAGCAGCCCCCTCGGCGCGACGAGCCGGACACCACGGTGATCGAACGCGCGGCTCCCGCGAAGCGCGGGCCGCTGCGGCTGGTGTGGCGGACGATCTACAAGGCCTGGTGGGACAACATCTTCTCGGAGTCGGCGGCGGCCGCCTTCTGGCAGACGCTGTCGATGCCGCCGCTGCTGCTGGGCCTGCTGGGCAGCCTGGGGTTCCTCGGCGACTGGTTCGGCCCGGTGATCGTCGAGGCCGTGCACGGCAAGATCCTGTCCGGGGCTCGAACCGTGTTCAGCGCCAACGTCGTGGACCAGATCATCGAGCCGACGGTGCAGGACATCCTCACCCGCGGGCGCACCGAGATCGTCTCGGTGGGCTTCCTGCTGTCGCTGTGGGCGGGCTCCTCGGCACTGGCCTCGCTGGTGGACTCGATCACGATGGCCTACGACCAGTACACGGTCCGGCACAGCGTCTGGCAGCGGATCTTCGCGCTGCTGCTGTACTTGGTCGGACTGCTGCTGGCGGTGGTCGGACTCCCCGTGATCGCGCTCGGCCCGGAGTGGTTGCCGACGGTGTTCCCGCCACCGATGCAGGACGACGTGGCGTGGCTGATCCAGGTGTTCTACTTCCCCGCCACGGGACTGCTGCTGGTGCTCGCGCTGGCGACGCTCTACAAGGTGGCGCTGCCGCGGAAGCTGCCGTGGCACCGCGGCGTCCCCGGCGCGCTGCTGGCGATGGTCGTGTTCCTGTGCTCCAGCGTGGGCCTGCGCCTGTACATCACCTGGGTGACCGGTACCGGCTACACCTACGGCGCGCTCGCCACGCCGATCGCGTTCCTGCTGTTCGCGTTCTTCATCGGGCTGGCGATCATCATCGGAGCCCAGTTCAACAACGCCCTGCAGGAGCTGTGGCCGGCGAAGATGACCCGCAAGGAACGCCGGAAGTGGCGCAGGCTCGAGATGCGGCGGGCCGAGCAGCGGCTGCGCACCGAGGAGGGCTACCGCGCGTGGCGCGGCGAGGACGAGCGCCCGAGCATCGGCGTCAAGCTGCCGCGGCCCGCGGTGCCCAGCGCGCCGGCGCAGGAAGAACCGGCCCCCAGGCGCGCTGAGGGCGTCGAGGGGTGA
- the cei gene encoding envelope integrity protein Cei, translating into MSAATSRWGRQGPRYRRRRPLPALLVLGLLVVLSGFVWTRVFETTEDIETATRCTLPGAPTAAPEPTAEPQPEQPAALGQMLSRNALDRTTPVPARDVRVRVLNGNGEANQAGLISQELTNIGFAPGGEPDNDPVYPNYDLNCHGQIRFGGAGASQARTLSLMVPCAQLVRDDRTGSSLDLALGSDFKDIKSKPEARQILQELKNWVPQGGAEQEVRPPQVDEELLTAARDVAC; encoded by the coding sequence GTGTCAGCCGCGACTTCACGCTGGGGCCGCCAGGGCCCTCGATACCGGCGACGTCGACCGCTGCCCGCTCTGCTGGTGCTGGGGCTGCTGGTCGTCCTGTCCGGGTTCGTGTGGACACGGGTCTTCGAGACCACCGAGGACATCGAGACCGCGACCCGGTGCACCCTCCCGGGCGCGCCGACCGCCGCCCCGGAACCCACGGCCGAGCCGCAGCCGGAGCAGCCGGCCGCGCTGGGGCAGATGCTGAGCCGGAACGCGCTGGACCGCACCACTCCGGTCCCCGCGCGGGACGTGCGGGTGCGCGTGCTCAACGGCAACGGCGAGGCCAACCAGGCGGGCCTGATCAGCCAGGAGCTGACGAACATCGGTTTCGCTCCCGGCGGTGAACCGGACAACGACCCGGTCTACCCGAACTACGACCTCAACTGCCACGGCCAGATCCGCTTCGGCGGTGCCGGGGCGAGCCAGGCCCGCACGCTGAGCCTGATGGTGCCGTGCGCCCAGCTGGTGCGCGACGACCGCACCGGCTCCTCGCTGGACCTGGCGCTGGGGTCGGACTTCAAGGACATCAAGAGCAAGCCGGAGGCCCGCCAGATCCTCCAGGAGCTCAAGAACTGGGTCCCGCAGGGCGGTGCCGAGCAAGAGGTCCGGCCGCCGCAGGTCGATGAGGAACTGCTCACGGCCGCCCGCGACGTGGCCTGCTGA
- a CDS encoding cysteine desulfurase-like protein codes for MAFDVEKVRAQYPALSDGRSWLDAAGGTQVPQAVIDAVSDVLRRGVSNVGGTFESSERAGAVVAEARSAVADLTGAPAPECVVFGPSMTALTYRFAGVLAAGWQPGDEVVVTKLDHDSNVRPWVQHAQRAGATVRFAEFDPATGELPAERVVELIGERTRLVAVTAASNLLGSIPDVAAITRRAREAGAISYVDGVQHCPHAEVRVAELGADFYATSAYKWAGPHLAAVVAADPWSLEMLNPDKLLPAPDEIPARFELGTASFEALAGVTAAVEHLADLDPAATGDRRERLGTSRRAVVAHEEELASTLFGGLAELPHVRRIGAPSGKCTPIALFSVPGRSPQAVAEFLGERGVNVSFGHAYAWEAVDALGLGKEGAVRAALCHYTEAGDVRRLLGALAELA; via the coding sequence ATGGCATTTGATGTGGAGAAGGTTCGGGCGCAGTACCCGGCGCTGTCCGACGGGCGGTCCTGGCTGGACGCCGCCGGCGGCACCCAGGTGCCGCAGGCGGTCATCGACGCCGTCTCGGACGTGCTGCGCCGCGGGGTGTCGAACGTGGGCGGCACCTTCGAGTCCAGCGAGCGCGCGGGCGCGGTCGTGGCCGAGGCCCGTTCGGCGGTCGCCGACCTCACCGGGGCTCCCGCTCCGGAGTGCGTGGTCTTCGGCCCCAGCATGACGGCGTTGACCTACCGGTTCGCGGGCGTGCTCGCCGCCGGGTGGCAGCCGGGCGACGAGGTGGTGGTGACCAAGCTCGACCACGACTCGAACGTGCGGCCCTGGGTGCAGCACGCCCAGCGGGCGGGCGCGACCGTGCGGTTCGCCGAGTTCGACCCGGCGACGGGGGAGCTGCCCGCCGAGCGGGTCGTCGAGCTCATCGGCGAGCGCACCAGGCTGGTGGCGGTGACCGCGGCGTCGAACCTGCTCGGCAGCATCCCGGACGTCGCCGCGATCACCCGGCGGGCCCGCGAGGCGGGGGCGATCAGCTACGTGGACGGCGTGCAGCACTGCCCGCACGCGGAGGTCCGGGTCGCGGAGCTGGGCGCGGACTTCTACGCGACCAGCGCCTACAAGTGGGCCGGTCCGCACCTCGCGGCGGTCGTGGCGGCCGACCCGTGGTCGCTGGAGATGCTGAACCCGGACAAGCTGCTCCCGGCACCGGACGAGATCCCCGCTCGATTCGAGCTGGGCACGGCATCGTTCGAAGCGCTCGCGGGTGTGACGGCGGCCGTGGAGCACCTCGCCGACCTCGACCCGGCGGCCACCGGTGACCGGCGGGAGCGCCTCGGCACGAGCCGTCGCGCGGTGGTCGCGCACGAGGAGGAGCTGGCGTCGACGCTGTTCGGCGGCTTGGCCGAGCTCCCGCACGTGCGCCGCATCGGAGCGCCGAGCGGGAAGTGCACGCCGATCGCGCTGTTCTCGGTGCCCGGTCGGTCACCGCAGGCGGTGGCCGAATTCCTGGGGGAGCGAGGGGTCAACGTGTCGTTCGGCCACGCGTACGCGTGGGAGGCGGTGGACGCGCTCGGTCTCGGCAAGGAGGGCGCGGTGCGCGCCGCGTTGTGCCACTACACCGAGGCCGGCGACGTCCGGCGGCTGCTGGGGGCGCTCGCCGAACTGGCCTGA
- a CDS encoding DUF3039 domain-containing protein — protein MSTMTLPETDVRPETTEQTQDDRPEVFHYVQKDKIAESAVMGTYVVALCGEVFPVTKSAKPGSPVCPDCKKVFEGLPPGGGDDD, from the coding sequence ATGAGCACGATGACGCTTCCGGAAACCGATGTCCGGCCGGAGACCACGGAACAGACCCAGGACGACCGCCCCGAGGTCTTCCACTACGTGCAGAAGGACAAGATCGCCGAGAGCGCGGTCATGGGCACGTACGTGGTGGCGCTGTGCGGAGAGGTGTTCCCGGTGACGAAATCGGCGAAGCCCGGTTCGCCGGTGTGCCCGGACTGCAAGAAGGTCTTCGAGGGCCTGCCGCCCGGTGGTGGCGACGACGACTGA
- a CDS encoding DUF3099 domain-containing protein, with amino-acid sequence MSSTQHGDDTPVLITEAQPSYDDQQAERRRKYAIMMSLRIPCLIAGAACYQIWWLALIIVAISIPLPWMAVLIANDRPPRKTEQVNRYQHSDRALESGAHRVIEDS; translated from the coding sequence GTGAGCAGTACACAGCACGGCGACGACACCCCGGTGCTGATCACCGAGGCGCAGCCGTCCTACGACGATCAGCAGGCGGAGCGGCGCCGCAAGTACGCGATCATGATGTCGCTGCGCATCCCGTGCTTGATCGCCGGTGCGGCCTGCTACCAGATCTGGTGGCTCGCGTTGATCATCGTGGCGATCTCGATCCCGCTGCCTTGGATGGCGGTGCTCATCGCCAACGACCGCCCGCCGCGCAAGACCGAACAGGTCAACCGCTACCAGCACTCCGACCGCGCGCTGGAATCGGGCGCCCACCGGGTGATCGAGGACTCCTGA
- a CDS encoding DUF7455 domain-containing protein, protein MPGTLTRPELTAADRCDRCGAAAKLRAVLPSGGELLFCGHHGREFEPRLREMEAELQQDEQ, encoded by the coding sequence ATGCCTGGAACGCTCACCCGCCCCGAGCTGACCGCCGCCGACCGCTGCGACCGCTGCGGGGCCGCTGCGAAGCTTCGCGCCGTACTGCCATCCGGCGGGGAGCTGCTGTTCTGCGGGCACCACGGCCGGGAGTTCGAGCCCCGCTTGCGGGAGATGGAAGCCGAACTCCAGCAGGACGAGCAGTAA
- a CDS encoding DEAD/DEAH box helicase encodes MSETQLDHPVRSVLSDPAQAAQRPLRAWQRRALAKYLSSSPQDFTAVATPGAGKTTFGLRIAAELLADRTVEQVTVVAPTEHLKYQWAAAANGAGIPLDPEFRNADGMTSSDYRGVVVTYAQIAAHPTLHRVRTERRKTLVIMDEVHHAGDAKSWGDAVREAFTPAIRRLALTGTPFRSDDTPIPFVNYEPDGDGSMRSKADSSYGYSDALRDGVVRPVIFLAYSGETRWRTNAGDEFSARLGEPLTAEQTARAWRTALDPAGEWIPSVLQAAHTRLQQLRNGGVPDAGGLVIASDHVTAKAYAKTLERMTGTAPVVVLSDDPKASGRIAEFADSDDQWMIAVRMVSEGVDVPRLAVGVYATSASTPLFFAQAVGRFVRARRPGETASIFLPSVPVLLELASQLEAERDHVLGKPHREKDGWDDELLADANRTKDEPGEEEKAFTSLGADAELDQVIYDGSSFGTAAFGTSEDEQDYLGLPGLLEPDQVRALLRQRQEQQLEGVGKREAADKAQKAAERAEQAEQARRPQSVQERLKGLRKELNTLVSLQHHRTRKPHGAIHNELRRICGGPPTAMATAEQLEERIATLRSW; translated from the coding sequence GTGTCCGAGACACAACTCGACCATCCCGTCCGATCTGTGCTCAGCGACCCGGCGCAGGCCGCTCAGCGACCGCTGCGCGCGTGGCAGCGCAGAGCGCTGGCCAAGTACCTCTCCAGCAGCCCGCAGGACTTCACCGCGGTCGCGACGCCCGGCGCGGGCAAGACGACGTTCGGCCTGCGGATCGCGGCCGAACTGCTCGCCGATCGGACGGTCGAGCAGGTGACGGTCGTGGCGCCCACCGAACACCTCAAGTACCAGTGGGCCGCGGCGGCCAACGGCGCCGGGATCCCGCTGGACCCCGAGTTCCGCAACGCCGACGGGATGACCTCCAGCGACTACCGCGGCGTGGTCGTCACCTACGCGCAGATCGCGGCGCACCCGACGTTGCACCGGGTCCGCACCGAGCGGCGCAAAACGCTGGTGATCATGGACGAGGTGCACCACGCCGGTGACGCGAAGTCCTGGGGCGACGCCGTGCGGGAGGCGTTCACACCCGCGATCCGGCGCCTGGCGCTGACCGGTACCCCGTTCCGCAGCGACGACACGCCCATCCCGTTCGTGAACTACGAGCCGGACGGCGACGGCTCGATGCGCAGCAAGGCCGACAGCTCCTACGGCTACTCCGACGCGCTGCGCGACGGCGTGGTGCGCCCGGTGATCTTCCTGGCGTACTCGGGGGAGACGCGGTGGCGCACCAACGCGGGCGACGAGTTCTCCGCGCGCCTCGGCGAGCCGCTGACCGCGGAGCAGACCGCGCGCGCCTGGCGCACCGCGCTCGACCCTGCGGGCGAGTGGATCCCGTCGGTCCTGCAAGCCGCGCACACCCGGCTCCAGCAGTTGCGCAACGGCGGAGTCCCGGACGCGGGCGGGCTGGTGATCGCCTCCGACCACGTCACCGCGAAGGCGTACGCGAAGACGCTGGAGCGGATGACCGGCACGGCGCCGGTGGTGGTCCTCTCCGACGACCCGAAGGCGTCCGGGCGGATCGCCGAGTTCGCCGACTCCGACGACCAGTGGATGATCGCGGTCCGGATGGTCAGCGAGGGCGTCGACGTGCCGCGGCTGGCCGTCGGCGTCTACGCCACCAGCGCGTCCACCCCGTTGTTCTTCGCCCAGGCCGTCGGCCGCTTCGTGCGGGCCCGGCGCCCGGGGGAGACGGCGAGCATCTTCCTGCCCAGCGTTCCGGTGCTGCTGGAGCTGGCCAGCCAGCTCGAGGCCGAGCGCGACCACGTGCTCGGCAAGCCGCACCGGGAGAAGGACGGCTGGGACGACGAGCTGCTCGCCGACGCCAACCGCACGAAGGACGAGCCGGGCGAGGAGGAGAAGGCGTTCACCTCCCTCGGCGCCGACGCCGAACTCGACCAGGTGATCTACGACGGCTCGTCGTTCGGCACGGCGGCCTTCGGCACCAGCGAGGACGAGCAGGACTACCTCGGCCTGCCCGGTCTGCTCGAACCCGACCAGGTGCGCGCGCTGCTGCGGCAGCGCCAGGAGCAGCAGCTGGAGGGCGTCGGGAAGCGGGAGGCCGCGGACAAGGCGCAGAAGGCCGCCGAACGCGCTGAGCAGGCCGAGCAGGCCCGCCGCCCGCAGAGCGTGCAGGAGCGGCTGAAGGGGCTGCGCAAGGAGCTCAACACGCTCGTCTCGCTGCAGCACCACCGCACCCGCAAGCCCCACGGCGCGATCCACAACGAGCTGCGGCGGATCTGCGGCGGCCCGCCCACCGCGATGGCCACGGCCGAGCAGCTCGAGGAGCGCATCGCCACGCTGCGCTCCTGGTGA
- a CDS encoding inositol monophosphatase family protein translates to MDNETLRTVAVQVAGEAAELARTIRDESVTGGAVGTKSSETDVVTAADRAAERLVRDRLADLRPGESVLGEEEGGAAALEGLRWVVDPIDGTVNYLYGYPWYAVSLAAQVDGRSIAGAVVEPVSGRVWSAAAGGGAFCDGEPLRVSGAERLDLALVGTGFAYDVDRRRAQASATGRLLGQVRDIRRSGAASLDLCAVAAGWLDAYYEVGLKRWDWAAGALVAQEAGAHLRLPAAGTADGLGDEAMVCATPGIADSLGEALRAAGAGEV, encoded by the coding sequence ATGGACAACGAAACCCTCCGAACCGTCGCGGTGCAGGTCGCGGGCGAGGCGGCCGAACTGGCGCGCACGATTCGTGACGAATCGGTGACCGGCGGTGCCGTGGGAACGAAGAGCAGCGAGACCGACGTCGTCACCGCCGCCGACCGCGCGGCGGAGCGGCTCGTGCGCGACCGGCTCGCCGATTTGCGGCCCGGCGAGTCGGTGCTGGGCGAGGAAGAAGGCGGCGCGGCGGCGCTGGAAGGACTCCGCTGGGTCGTCGACCCGATCGACGGCACGGTCAACTACCTCTACGGCTACCCCTGGTACGCGGTGTCGCTGGCCGCGCAGGTCGACGGGAGGTCGATCGCCGGAGCGGTCGTCGAGCCCGTCTCCGGCCGCGTGTGGAGCGCCGCAGCGGGCGGCGGGGCGTTCTGCGACGGCGAGCCGCTGCGCGTGTCGGGCGCCGAGCGCCTCGACCTGGCTCTGGTCGGCACCGGGTTCGCCTACGACGTGGATCGCAGGCGCGCGCAGGCGTCGGCGACCGGACGGCTGCTGGGGCAGGTGCGCGACATCCGCCGTTCCGGCGCCGCCTCGCTGGACCTGTGCGCGGTCGCGGCCGGCTGGCTCGACGCCTACTACGAGGTCGGGCTCAAGCGGTGGGACTGGGCGGCGGGAGCGCTCGTCGCCCAGGAAGCGGGAGCGCACCTGCGGCTCCCGGCGGCCGGGACGGCCGACGGGCTCGGTGACGAGGCCATGGTGTGCGCGACGCCGGGCATCGCGGACTCCCTCGGCGAGGCGCTGCGCGCCGCCGGAGCGGGCGAGGTCTGA